TTCCCGAAACAACCCCCCTGGCTTCCCCCGTACGTCTTGACGACATCCAGATATCCGTCGTTGTTGAAGTCCGCTACGTCAAATGCCGTAGTGAATGACCAGCAGGCAATTCCGGGATTATACACAGTAGGGGAACCAAAGTTGCCGTTGCCTGTCCCCAAAAAAATGGCAAACTTTGAGGAAACACCTCCATAGCCACCAGAATAGCCTGCGGCAATATCAGGAATGGAATCACCATTAAAATCGCCTACTTCAGGGATACCCCCGCCCTCCAAGGGGATGATCATCGCAGGCTCAAATGAGACCTGACTGAAAGCTGGTAGGCCTGGGATAAACAGCCCCAAGCCCAGCAGGAGGGCAACCTTGAGCCTGAACGAGGAGGCCAGGCGGGATGAGTTCGGTGCTTTAATCTTCATCTATTCCCCCCCTCACGGCGACGGTACGCTGGGCGGGTTGCCCACCCGCAGTTCTTCTTCGGGGGGAGGCTTCAGCCATTCATCGAACCACCCCTCGGTATAGCCATAGTAGCCGGTGGCAGCGAGCAGGACCAGGACGAGCAAACCTCCACCGCCCCCTTTCTTAGGCTTGACCGCTGGCGGCGGTCGTTGCGCTTCTGGCGGTGGAACCACAGGAGGCTTGACAGCCGTCTCGGCAACGGCTACCGGCTGCAGGGCGATATTCATCCGGTGATGCTCACCGGCAATCGCGAAGAAGGTGGTGTCCGCCTGTTGATAGCCGTTGAGTCTGAGTGAGACCCGGTGCTGCCGGTCGGGGGTGACCTCCGGCACTCTCAACGGGGTGACCCGGAGTCCCCGGTTGTCCAGGAAGACCAGCGCGCCGGGGGGACTGCTCAGGATGGTCAGCTGGCTGTGCAGGCGCAATAGGGGTAGGCTCAGTTCGTAGAACTGGCCGGCCTCGGTAAATAGGGCAGTGTCTACCGGCTGATAGCCGCTCAGGCTGAGCGACACAGTGTGGGTTTGGTTGGGGCCGAGTTCGGCTCTTTCCAGGGGCGTTGAGCCAGCCTTTTTGCTATCAATAATGACATTAGCACCGGGAGGGTTGCTCGAGATGGTCAGCAGGCTGGGCAGCAACTTAAGGGGGATATCCAGCTCGTACAGCCGGCCGGCGGCCGCAAATATGGTAGTATCAACTTGCTGGTAGCCGTCCAGGCTGAGAGATGCGCTATGGGACCGGTCGGGTTCGAGTTCTGCAGCAGCGATGGGCGTTGTTCCGGCATCCTCGCCATCAAGCACAACCCTTGCGCCGGGAGGCTGGCTGGTAATGGCAATGGAAGCCGGTGCTAGTGGAGGCGGCGCAGCGGCACCGGTTACACTGACCAGCTCCGCCGCTATTTCGGGCATGATAGCGAGCAGGCCGTCAATCTCGCCCCGGTAGTCCCGCCACAGGGAGTGAGTAATCTGCCCGCTCTGGACATCAATAGTGCGGATGTCAACGGAATAGGTGGACCCGACCCGGCCGATGGAACCGGCCACTATGGTGGTGACGCCCAGCAGCTGGCCGACCTCCACGGCACACTCGTCAGAGGTGCAGCCGGTAAGTTGAAAATCCTGTTCACTGAGGATCCGTTCCATCTGTCCCCGCTCTACCACGGTAACACCACCCGTCCTTACAATAGCAGCGCGCAGGCGGTCGCTGAGGCTGGCGGCCTCCACCTGGGAGATACCCCGGCCTTCCAGGTCCAGGACAGCAACCGACCCGGATTCCTGAGCTTTGAGAAGTCCCAGGCAGGCCAGAGAAGCTGTCAAGCAGAACAGAAGGAAACGGGAGCGGCTTGATTGCGCGCAAGACATACAGCCTCCTTAGAGCCCCTCAGCTATTGAATAACAATATTATAATTTAAAGGTAGGTAGATTAGAGTGCTATTTCAAGTAATGGTAGAATATAGTATCGACGAGTAATCCTAGTCCTTGCAGGCTTCAGTAATCTCTCTCAGCACCCGCTCGGTATCCTCAAGCGACATCTGACAGGCGGCGGCGGTTACGTGGCCGCCGCCCCCATACTTCTGGCATAGTGCGCCGGCATCAACATTCGAGGTGCGATTAAAAATGGAGTGCGCAACCGATATGGCCTGGAATTCACCACCTTTGCCATCAGCGATGCGCACCGAAATATTGCCGTCGCTGAGACCGGGCAAGGTGTAGATGAGGAAACGGTTGCCCACCGGGATATCCTTACCACGCAGATCACAGACGATCACATTATCCTCCAGGTGCGAGTTCGCTGCGTAAAACTCCCTGGCCTGCTCTTGCATTACTTTGTATTTCAGGATTCGCTCCTGCGTATCCGGCATTTCCAGAATCTCATCGACTGAGTTCATAGTAAGCAGTTCCGGTATTTGAGTGGTCCACTGGAAATTGCTGATGGCAAAATCGTGGACCAGTCCCAGTCCCGTCCGAGGATCAAGCAATAATGCCAGTAACATTGGGCCCCCTGGATTCTGCACCTGTTCCAGAGTCAGAATGCCACTGTCGTAGAAATCGACCTCTCTGATAAGTTCCTCATATTTGCTCAGGATGGGCAGTTCGGCTTCGAAGTATTCCAGAAGCAGCCTGGCCGCACTGGGGGAAATTCTGGCCAATCCCACAAAGTCCGTAGGGAAATCGGAACGCCGGATTTCACTGGAATGGTGATCGAACCACATATGGCAGTCAGGATGATATGGCAGATTGCAGATGATGTCCTGATTGGTAACTTTAAATTTTTTATCCTGCATGTCCTGAGGATGAACTTGCACAAATTCGTCACACAGGTCCAATTCCAACAACATAGACGCACAGACCGTGCCGTCGAAGTCTCCTCGATAAACTACCCGCATTTTTGATACCCCGCCTTTGTTTATATCAGTATGTCAGGTCAAGTAGAGAGATATTACATAACGAGTATTATAGAAGCACCTTTTTATTCTGCGAGAAATCACGCATGCCATTAAAAACTACAGCCTGTCTACAGGCCAGTCAAGATTCCTCCAAAAGCAGTCGCTGGGCTAAAATATGAACGCTGGAACTGTCCCTCAGACGCGGCCAGTGATCTATAATCATTTTATTGCACAGGTGGGGATTTTTCCCCTCGGAAGTCAACAGATTATCCATACGGATCTCTTCGGAAAGAATCCGCTCCTCTACCTATTGAGCTGGTAGTGCTAATGAGCCGGAAAATCGGTGGGTGAAGTTATTTTACCGACGGATGGAAGGCAAAGGTAATCAGTTAGCTAAGCATTCAATTGTCAGCTATTAGCCATAAGCGGTTAGTGCTTAGTCGTTCAGGAGCGTCAGGCGTCGCAGGGTGAAACCGGAATGAGGTGGGACTCGGGAGAATATTGGATGGGGGAAGAGAGACCCCTCGTCAAGCTCGGGGTGACCCTGAAGGTGTTACTTTATCAGTAGCTTGATAGGTTTATAGTGTGCTTCGGCGTTATCCCCGCTGGTGGCGGGACATACTGGCGTGCAATAGGGAGGCCGGAGGGAACGTCGCGCCTCCGGAAGTCCTGCCGTTCCAATTCATTCTAAATTTCCTGGTAGGAAGTAAACCTGATCTCATCTGGGTCACAGGTAAGCAATGGTGCAAGGATTTCCTTCTCCCAGATTTGCCATGATGACGGGTAACCCTCCTTCGGTACTGCCCGGCCAACCGAGCCCCAGAGATGTTCCCATGCTTTCCGGTCCTTATACACCCATATGGCAGCGAAGGTACCGGCGTTTGCACCACGAATTCCCTTTAAGAAATAGTACGCTTCCAGGCCGGGAAGGTCGAACAGTTTACGTTCCCTCGCTGCTTCAATACCATGCTTGAATTGCTCATCAGTTACATCAGGTTTTAGAACATATTCATGAATACTAATCACTTTTTTCATGATTAACTCCGAAGGAAGGTGCTATGCATAATTGCATGCAGGTTAGCACTGCTGGCCATGATGGCACAATACCTCTCTCTTCAAAACGTTTTGTGTAGCGGAATCCTCCCTGGGACTCGCTGCAATCCTGTTGGTGATTCTTCGTAAAGCCGAACTATTCGCTGAGCTAAGTTTCTCCACTACCGGGAATTGTATTTCGCCTGTCCTACTTCAGCAGCAGCATCTTGATGGACTTGGTGTATTCCGGTGTCACCAACCGGGCTTGCCCGGCGAAGCGCAGCGTAGCCGGGCGATGTAGATGTCGAAGGGCCGCTTCAGACTGAGGCGTGAGTTAGGTCTTGATAACACTGGATACTCTCTTAGTTTCAAGATCCAGAATCTCCTCAATATCGTTTCCAGGTCTGCCAAAACAGATATAAACGAGATAAAATGACCAGATCAAAGCAATCCTTAGAGGAATATTTATGAAGGCCATTGTATACACAAAATAAGGGCCACCGGATGTTCTTCAGCTCAATGAGGTAGAAAAACCTATTCCTGAAGACAATGAAGTACTAGTAAAAGTCCACGCGGCATCTGTAAATGACTGGGACTAGGGTCTCCTGAGAGGTAAGCCGTTCGTGAACCGCCTGCTATTTGGACTTATAAAACCAAAAATCAAGATACTCGGAGTTGATATAGCAGGGCAGGTTGAAGCGGTTGGCAGAAACGTAAAACAGTTTCAGCCAGGTGATGAGGTATTCGGGGACACATCCGCGTATGGTTGGGGCGGTTTCGCCGAGTATGTATCTGTTCCTGAAAATGCTCTGACGTTGAAACCGACCAGTATGACATTCGACGAAGCAGCAGCTATACTTCAAGCGGCGGTCATCGCCCTGCAGGGTCTTCGCAACAAAGGACAGATTCAGCCAGGACAAAAAGTTTTGATTAATGGTGCGTGTGGTGGCGTTGGTACGTTTGCGGTGCAGATTGCCAAATCATTCGGGGCTGAAGTGACTGGCATGGATAACACGAGGAAATTGGACATAATGCGCTCGATTGGAGTAGACCAGGTCATTGATTACACGCAAGAAGATTTCACTAAAAATGGGCAGCATTACGACCTGATTCTTGATGTTGCGGCATATCATTTGATTTTCGACTACAAGCGTGCATTAAGTCCCAAGGGAATTTATGTCATGGTCGGAGCTTCCTCGGCTCAGATGTTCCAAGTTGGGTTCCTGGGACCATGGATTTCAATGACCGGGAGTAAGAAAATGGGCATCCTGGCACATAAACCAAAAAAAGGCTTGGATTATTTAAAAGAGCTTTTTGAATTCGGAAAAGTCGTACCAGTTATAGATAGACGTTACCCATTAAATTAGGTTCCTGAAGCTCTCCGATATTTTGGAGAAGGACACGCCAAAGGAAAAGTAGTAATAACTTTGGAACACAATAATAAATCCTGACAAATTAGGAGGAGTATAACATGAATAAGATAAATAAAAAGAACGATAAGAGCATGTGGGCCATTTGTGGAACAACACTTATGGGCATAGGTGTGGGATTCATTTTCCTTCAGGAATCAGCTCTATTATTTATTGCATCTATACTTATAGGAATAGGCCTTGGTCTGTTGACAACTCCTATAATTTCAAGTAAAAAATTGTAAAAGCAAAACTAATAAAGAAAAGATGATAGAAAAACACATGCCACCAATAGAGTTTATTTGTTAGATAATCTCAGGTTTGTAGGTCGGTGTTTACCCCGACTTCATATACATATATCGAAATGGAGGGTGACATGGAAGCATTAGCAGGTGTGGGACAATTTTTGTTGGATTAGAAATATTTTTCTTGTGGATTGCCGCGTGTCGTATGGACAGGACTTAGGACACCTCTTTAAGACTTGGAAAAGTGAGTATCAGAAAGGATGGTTTTTGAGATCTTATAATCAAGTCCTGAATAGTTGCCAGATGGAGATTGTTTCGCCAGTCACCGTATCCACATAGATGTACCAGGAGGGGGATTCGGAGGGTAGATATTCGATGCCAATCCGCCAAGCTACTCGCAGTTCGATGCAATCACTCGTCCGGAAGGGTAGCACCACTTTTTCTTCAGAATCCATTATAGAACTTACGTTCACTATAAAGACATGAGGTTCTCCGCCTAAACCATGCCAGGTGATCTCCGTGCCTATGATCATCTCTTTGGCCTTGCTACAGCTTACAGATTCGCATTTGGGAATGGTGATTTCGGGATACCAGTGCCCCTCAATCCAGTAAGCACCTTCAGAATACAGGCCTACAGAGATACGAGTATTCAGGACTTCCAATCCCTCGTAAACCTGGTTATGAAACCTAATCAACCAGTTATAGTATACTTCGGCAGGTTGGCCTCCACATTCCCCGGAATCAGCTCTACTACCTCTGGAAGTCTGTACTTCAAACGCGGGAAAATCTGGAAGACCGGTAAATTCCCCAAACTTCAGAACGGCTTCCTCAGCCCAGGTAATCATCAGGGTTTCCTGGGATGGACAGAGGCCTTCCGCACTCCATCCCTGGTACACACCCTCGCTTGTGATATAACCGAAGCTGTCCAACTGGGCACTTTTAAGCTGTCCATCGTTTAATGTATTGATGGTCTGCTGGAGGGCATGAAGATCTTCCGGTGGCAGTAGGCAGCTTTTACTGGGATAGTCCTGTGGCGCAGCGCAATCATCATTCAAGTCAGAGTCCAATATGCCGCAGTTCTGAACTGCG
The Candidatus Neomarinimicrobiota bacterium DNA segment above includes these coding regions:
- a CDS encoding FG-GAP repeat domain-containing protein produces the protein MKIKAPNSSRLASSFRLKVALLLGLGLFIPGLPAFSQVSFEPAMIIPLEGGGIPEVGDFNGDSIPDIAAGYSGGYGGVSSKFAIFLGTGNGNFGSPTVYNPGIACWSFTTAFDVADFNNDGYLDVVKTYGGSQGGCFG
- a CDS encoding PEGA domain-containing protein, coding for MSCAQSSRSRFLLFCLTASLACLGLLKAQESGSVAVLDLEGRGISQVEAASLSDRLRAAIVRTGGVTVVERGQMERILSEQDFQLTGCTSDECAVEVGQLLGVTTIVAGSIGRVGSTYSVDIRTIDVQSGQITHSLWRDYRGEIDGLLAIMPEIAAELVSVTGAAAPPPLAPASIAITSQPPGARVVLDGEDAGTTPIAAAELEPDRSHSASLSLDGYQQVDTTIFAAAGRLYELDIPLKLLPSLLTISSNPPGANVIIDSKKAGSTPLERAELGPNQTHTVSLSLSGYQPVDTALFTEAGQFYELSLPLLRLHSQLTILSSPPGALVFLDNRGLRVTPLRVPEVTPDRQHRVSLRLNGYQQADTTFFAIAGEHHRMNIALQPVAVAETAVKPPVVPPPEAQRPPPAVKPKKGGGGGLLVLVLLAATGYYGYTEGWFDEWLKPPPEEELRVGNPPSVPSP
- a CDS encoding exopolyphosphatase, with product MRVVYRGDFDGTVCASMLLELDLCDEFVQVHPQDMQDKKFKVTNQDIICNLPYHPDCHMWFDHHSSEIRRSDFPTDFVGLARISPSAARLLLEYFEAELPILSKYEELIREVDFYDSGILTLEQVQNPGGPMLLALLLDPRTGLGLVHDFAISNFQWTTQIPELLTMNSVDEILEMPDTQERILKYKVMQEQAREFYAANSHLEDNVIVCDLRGKDIPVGNRFLIYTLPGLSDGNISVRIADGKGGEFQAISVAHSIFNRTSNVDAGALCQKYGGGGHVTAAACQMSLEDTERVLREITEACKD